One Xiphophorus maculatus strain JP 163 A chromosome 10, X_maculatus-5.0-male, whole genome shotgun sequence genomic region harbors:
- the LOC102231127 gene encoding inactive rhomboid protein 1-like isoform X2: MSRSRLCFLVWPLGAAGGAAASCAAPAGGGPQLDRNSEAPESRAAPRSPDVSARFFVGFISSFQRALESSSRPRAPRDEAGGASEVTARCSRLTGGGLPARTGGPEPDLARSWPSKMEAENPDGAGSRTNSFQRKKPPWLKLDIPTIQLTPDEPPQAAAPHVGPHVAAVRRSNEAQDKTEFQPVKRVRSVSMPGENPHTHSAAMETSNVYLKPPVEKMAVMQSIKSEKRVHFDRLNTVPPKGQRRARTASTGRRRSCVPKILARRRSSIPKQIIRGTADWFGVSKDGDGGQRWRRRSLQHCSQLFGGLKAQVVDPLARGRAFRMGDDLDGPGAPQTPLTPGSASLCSFSSSRSALNRLPRRRKRESVAVMSIKAAAALMKGRTAAEGGAGRRRRSFMPPSFYDDDTTDFPDELDTSFFSREETSSYADDVFETPSETDLQPGAERGNALTGSALDRTKLERTHLMLPLERGWRKAKDGAPPQREAASRPQRRGRRISAPVQKLFARDKRPYGLGMVGRLTNRTYRQRLDSFVQKQIQDMDDHRPFFSYWITFVHLLVTVLSVSIYGIAPIGFTQHETVDSVLRNKGVYENVKFVQQQNFWVGPSSEALIHLGAKFSPCMRQDEEIQQLIEETKARERQSGCCVRNDRSGCLQTLQEECSSTLAVWVKWPQHASAPYLEGKPRQHGSVCHQDPRICQEPASVSPHEWSDDITQWPICTKLDSGNHTNLPHIDCSITGRPCCIGTKGRCEITSREYCDFMHGYFHEEATLCSQVACMDDVCGLLPFLNPQIPDQFSRLWLSLFLHAGVLHCLVSVFFQMSVLRDLEKLAGWLRISIIYLLSGVTGNLASAIFLPYRAEVGPAGSQFGILACLFVELFQSWQILERPWRAFTKLAAISVFFFSFGLLPWIDNFAHVCGFLSGFFLSFAFLPYISFGRSDSYRKRLQICGFLLVFLGLFAALAVLFYIYPLKCDWCEFLTCVPVTDKFCEKYDLNAHLL, translated from the exons CTTCCTTGTTTGGCCGCTAGGTGCCGCTGGAGGAGCGGCGGCCAGCTGTGCAGCTCCAGCGGGGGGAGGACCGCAGTTAGACCGAAACTCCGAGGCACCAGAGAGCCGAGCAGCTCCGAGGAGTCCAGACGTTTCTGCCCGCTTCTTCGTTGGTTTTATTTCCAGCTTTCAGCGCGCGCTTGAAAGCAGCAGCCGTCCTCGCGCTCCTCGTGATGAGGCCGGAGGAGCGTCTGAAGTGACCGCCAGGTGTTCGCGCCTCACCGGTGGAGGACTTCCGGCCCGGACCGGTGGACCAGAACCGGACTTAGCACGAAG CTGGCCGTCCAAAATGGAGGCGGAAAACCCGGATGGGGCGGGAAGCAGAACCAACAGCTTCCAGAGGAAGAAACCGCCGTGGCTGAAGCTGGACATCCCGACCATCCAGCTGACGCCGGACGAGCCGCCGCAGGCCGCCGCGCCGCATGTTGGGCCACATGTTGCTGCAGTCAGACGCAGCAACGAGGCGCAAGACAAAACTGAATTCCAG ccAGTGAAGCGAGTGCGGAGTGTGAGCATGCCCGGGGaaaatccacacacacactctgctgcCATGGAAACGTCCAACGTCTACCTCAAACCTCCAGTGGAGAAAATGGCCGTCATGCAGTCCATCAAGAG TGAGAAGCGGGTTCACTTCGACCGCCTGAACACCGTCCCTCCAAAGGGCCAGCGCCGCGCCAGGACGGCGTCGACCGGCCGCCGGCGCTCCTGCGTTCCTAAAATTCTGGCCCGGCGCCGCTCGTCTATCCCCAAACAGATCATCAG GGGGACGGCTGATTGGTTCGGCGTGAGTAAGGACGGCGACGGCGGCCAGCGCTGGAGGAGGCGGAGCCTGCAGCACTGCAGCCAGCTGTTCGGGGGCCTGAAGGCCCAG gtCGTGGACCCCCTGGCTCGCGGTCGGGCCTTCCGGATGGGGGATGACCTGGACGGACCTGGCGCCCCTCAGACGCCGCTCACCCCAGGCTCCGCCTCCCTCTGCTCCTTCTCCAGCTCACGCTCCGCCCTCAACAGGTTGCCACGGCGACGCAAGCGGGAGTCCGTGGCCGTCATGAGCATCAAGGCTGCCGCGGCGCTGATGAAG GGTCGGACGGCGGCTGAGGGCGGCGCTGGGAGGCGAAGGCGGAGCTTCATGCCTCCCAGTTTCTATGACGACGACACGACGGATTTCCCGGACGAGTTGGACACTTCGTTCTTCAGCAGA GAAGAGACGTCCAGCTACGCCGACGACGTGTTTGAGACGCCGTCAGAGACCGACCTGCAGCCCGGCGCCGAGAGAGGAAACGCTCTGACAGGAAGTGCTCTGGACCGGACCAAGCTGGAGCGGACTCACCTGATGTT GCCGCTGGAGCGAGGCTGGCGGAAAGCCAAGGACGGCGCGCCGCCGCAGCGGGAGGCGGCGAGCAGGCCGCAGCGGCGCGGGCGCAGGATCTCGGCGCCGGTCCAGAAGCTGTTCGCCCGGGACAAGAGGCCGTATGGACTGGGCATGGTGGGCCGGCTCACCAACCGGACCTACCGCCAGCGCCTGGACAGCTTCGTCCAGAAACAGATCCAAGACATGGACGACCACAG gcCTTTCTTCAGCTACTGGATCACCTTCGTCCACCTGCTGGTCACCGTCCTGTCCGTCTCCATCTACGGCATCGCGCCGATCGGGTTCACGCAACACGAGACCGTCGACTCT GTGCTGAGAAATAAGGGAGTTTATGAAAACGTGAAGtttgtgcagcagcagaactTCTGGGTCGGTCCGAGCTCG gagGCGCTGATCCACCTGGGGGCAAAGTTTTCTCCTTGCATGCGTCAAGATGAAGAGATCCAGCAGCTGATTGAGGAGACGAAGGCGAGAGAACGACAATCCGGCTGCTGCGTTCGGAACGACCGCTccggctgcctgcagacgctgCAGGAGGAATGTTCG AGCACCCTGGCAGTTTGGGTGAAGTGGCCTCAACACGCCAGCGCTCCATATTTAGAGGGGAAACCACGGCAACACGGCTCAGTCTGCCACCAGGACCCCAG AATCTGCCAAGAACCCGCTTCAGTTTCACCGCATGAGTGGAGCGACGACATCACACAGTGGCCG ATCTGCACTAAGCTGGACTCTGGGAACCACACCAACCTGCCTCACATCGACTGCAGCATCACGGGTCGGCCCTGCTGCATCGGCACCAAGGGACG ATGTGAAATCACGTCCAGAGAATACTGCGACTTCATGCACGGATACTTCCATGAGGAAGCTACGCTCTGCTCACAG GTGGCCTGTATGGACGATGTCTGCGGCCTGCTGCCGTTCCTCAACCCACAGATCCCAGATCAGTTCTCCCGCCTCTGGCTGTCTCTCTTCCTGCATGCCGG CGTCCTGCACTGCCTGGTCTCGGTGTTTTTCCAGATGTCGGTTCTCAGGGATTTGGAGAAGTTGGCCGGCTGGCTCCGGATCTCCATCATCTACCTGCTGAGCGGCGTCACAGGAAACCTGGCGTCCGCCATCTTCCTGCCCTACAGAGCCGAG GTGGGTCCCGCCGGCAGCCAGTTCGGCATCCTGGCCTGCCTCTTCGTGGAGCTTTTCCAGAGCTGGCAGATCCTGGAGCGGCCGTGGCGAGCGTTCACCAAGCTCGCCGCCATCtccgtcttcttcttctccttcggTCTGCTGCCGTGGATCGACAACTTCGCCCATGTCTGCGGCTTCCTGTCGGGCTTCTTCCTGTCCTTCGCCTTCCTGCCGTACATCAG cttCGGCCGCTCCGACTCGTACAGGAAGCGGCTCCAGATCTGCGGCTTCCTGCTGGTCTTCCTGGGTCTGTTTGCCGCGCTGGCCGTCCTCTTCTACATTTACCCGCTCAAATGCGACTGGTGCGAGTTCCTCACCTGCGTCCCGGTCACAGACAAGTTCTGTGAGAAGTACGACCTGAATGCACACCTGCTCTGA
- the LOC102231127 gene encoding inactive rhomboid protein 1-like isoform X3 produces the protein MSRSRLCFLVWPLGAAGGAAASCAAPAGGGPQLDRNSEAPESRAAPRSPDVSARFFVGFISSFQRALESSSRPRAPRDEAGGASEVTARCSRLTGGGLPARTGGPEPDLARSWPSKMEAENPDGAGSRTNSFQRKKPPWLKLDIPTIQLTPDEPPQAAAPHVGPHVAAVRRSNEAQDKTEFQPVKRVRSVSMPGENPHTHSAAMETSNVYLKPPVEKMAVMQSIKRGTADWFGVSKDGDGGQRWRRRSLQHCSQLFGGLKAQVTLLSLDSLSLSSTDPHPDPTPKPRPPPRRHRYGMQRVVDPLARGRAFRMGDDLDGPGAPQTPLTPGSASLCSFSSSRSALNRLPRRRKRESVAVMSIKAAAALMKGRTAAEGGAGRRRRSFMPPSFYDDDTTDFPDELDTSFFSREETSSYADDVFETPSETDLQPGAERGNALTGSALDRTKLERTHLMLPLERGWRKAKDGAPPQREAASRPQRRGRRISAPVQKLFARDKRPYGLGMVGRLTNRTYRQRLDSFVQKQIQDMDDHRPFFSYWITFVHLLVTVLSVSIYGIAPIGFTQHETVDSVLRNKGVYENVKFVQQQNFWVGPSSEALIHLGAKFSPCMRQDEEIQQLIEETKARERQSGCCVRNDRSGCLQTLQEECSSTLAVWVKWPQHASAPYLEGKPRQHGSVCHQDPRICQEPASVSPHEWSDDITQWPICTKLDSGNHTNLPHIDCSITGRPCCIGTKGRCEITSREYCDFMHGYFHEEATLCSQVACMDDVCGLLPFLNPQIPDQFSRLWLSLFLHAGVLHCLVSVFFQMSVLRDLEKLAGWLRISIIYLLSGVTGNLASAIFLPYRAEVGPAGSQFGILACLFVELFQSWQILERPWRAFTKLAAISVFFFSFGLLPWIDNFAHVCGFLSGFFLSFAFLPYISFGRSDSYRKRLQICGFLLVFLGLFAALAVLFYIYPLKCDWCEFLTCVPVTDKFCEKYDLNAHLL, from the exons CTTCCTTGTTTGGCCGCTAGGTGCCGCTGGAGGAGCGGCGGCCAGCTGTGCAGCTCCAGCGGGGGGAGGACCGCAGTTAGACCGAAACTCCGAGGCACCAGAGAGCCGAGCAGCTCCGAGGAGTCCAGACGTTTCTGCCCGCTTCTTCGTTGGTTTTATTTCCAGCTTTCAGCGCGCGCTTGAAAGCAGCAGCCGTCCTCGCGCTCCTCGTGATGAGGCCGGAGGAGCGTCTGAAGTGACCGCCAGGTGTTCGCGCCTCACCGGTGGAGGACTTCCGGCCCGGACCGGTGGACCAGAACCGGACTTAGCACGAAG CTGGCCGTCCAAAATGGAGGCGGAAAACCCGGATGGGGCGGGAAGCAGAACCAACAGCTTCCAGAGGAAGAAACCGCCGTGGCTGAAGCTGGACATCCCGACCATCCAGCTGACGCCGGACGAGCCGCCGCAGGCCGCCGCGCCGCATGTTGGGCCACATGTTGCTGCAGTCAGACGCAGCAACGAGGCGCAAGACAAAACTGAATTCCAG ccAGTGAAGCGAGTGCGGAGTGTGAGCATGCCCGGGGaaaatccacacacacactctgctgcCATGGAAACGTCCAACGTCTACCTCAAACCTCCAGTGGAGAAAATGGCCGTCATGCAGTCCATCAAGAG GGGGACGGCTGATTGGTTCGGCGTGAGTAAGGACGGCGACGGCGGCCAGCGCTGGAGGAGGCGGAGCCTGCAGCACTGCAGCCAGCTGTTCGGGGGCCTGAAGGCCCAGGTGACGCTGCTCAGCCTGGACAGCCTGTCCCTGTCCAGCACCGACCCCCACCCTGACCCCACCCCCAAACCCCGCCCGCCCCCACGCCGCCACCGCTACGGGATGCAGCGG gtCGTGGACCCCCTGGCTCGCGGTCGGGCCTTCCGGATGGGGGATGACCTGGACGGACCTGGCGCCCCTCAGACGCCGCTCACCCCAGGCTCCGCCTCCCTCTGCTCCTTCTCCAGCTCACGCTCCGCCCTCAACAGGTTGCCACGGCGACGCAAGCGGGAGTCCGTGGCCGTCATGAGCATCAAGGCTGCCGCGGCGCTGATGAAG GGTCGGACGGCGGCTGAGGGCGGCGCTGGGAGGCGAAGGCGGAGCTTCATGCCTCCCAGTTTCTATGACGACGACACGACGGATTTCCCGGACGAGTTGGACACTTCGTTCTTCAGCAGA GAAGAGACGTCCAGCTACGCCGACGACGTGTTTGAGACGCCGTCAGAGACCGACCTGCAGCCCGGCGCCGAGAGAGGAAACGCTCTGACAGGAAGTGCTCTGGACCGGACCAAGCTGGAGCGGACTCACCTGATGTT GCCGCTGGAGCGAGGCTGGCGGAAAGCCAAGGACGGCGCGCCGCCGCAGCGGGAGGCGGCGAGCAGGCCGCAGCGGCGCGGGCGCAGGATCTCGGCGCCGGTCCAGAAGCTGTTCGCCCGGGACAAGAGGCCGTATGGACTGGGCATGGTGGGCCGGCTCACCAACCGGACCTACCGCCAGCGCCTGGACAGCTTCGTCCAGAAACAGATCCAAGACATGGACGACCACAG gcCTTTCTTCAGCTACTGGATCACCTTCGTCCACCTGCTGGTCACCGTCCTGTCCGTCTCCATCTACGGCATCGCGCCGATCGGGTTCACGCAACACGAGACCGTCGACTCT GTGCTGAGAAATAAGGGAGTTTATGAAAACGTGAAGtttgtgcagcagcagaactTCTGGGTCGGTCCGAGCTCG gagGCGCTGATCCACCTGGGGGCAAAGTTTTCTCCTTGCATGCGTCAAGATGAAGAGATCCAGCAGCTGATTGAGGAGACGAAGGCGAGAGAACGACAATCCGGCTGCTGCGTTCGGAACGACCGCTccggctgcctgcagacgctgCAGGAGGAATGTTCG AGCACCCTGGCAGTTTGGGTGAAGTGGCCTCAACACGCCAGCGCTCCATATTTAGAGGGGAAACCACGGCAACACGGCTCAGTCTGCCACCAGGACCCCAG AATCTGCCAAGAACCCGCTTCAGTTTCACCGCATGAGTGGAGCGACGACATCACACAGTGGCCG ATCTGCACTAAGCTGGACTCTGGGAACCACACCAACCTGCCTCACATCGACTGCAGCATCACGGGTCGGCCCTGCTGCATCGGCACCAAGGGACG ATGTGAAATCACGTCCAGAGAATACTGCGACTTCATGCACGGATACTTCCATGAGGAAGCTACGCTCTGCTCACAG GTGGCCTGTATGGACGATGTCTGCGGCCTGCTGCCGTTCCTCAACCCACAGATCCCAGATCAGTTCTCCCGCCTCTGGCTGTCTCTCTTCCTGCATGCCGG CGTCCTGCACTGCCTGGTCTCGGTGTTTTTCCAGATGTCGGTTCTCAGGGATTTGGAGAAGTTGGCCGGCTGGCTCCGGATCTCCATCATCTACCTGCTGAGCGGCGTCACAGGAAACCTGGCGTCCGCCATCTTCCTGCCCTACAGAGCCGAG GTGGGTCCCGCCGGCAGCCAGTTCGGCATCCTGGCCTGCCTCTTCGTGGAGCTTTTCCAGAGCTGGCAGATCCTGGAGCGGCCGTGGCGAGCGTTCACCAAGCTCGCCGCCATCtccgtcttcttcttctccttcggTCTGCTGCCGTGGATCGACAACTTCGCCCATGTCTGCGGCTTCCTGTCGGGCTTCTTCCTGTCCTTCGCCTTCCTGCCGTACATCAG cttCGGCCGCTCCGACTCGTACAGGAAGCGGCTCCAGATCTGCGGCTTCCTGCTGGTCTTCCTGGGTCTGTTTGCCGCGCTGGCCGTCCTCTTCTACATTTACCCGCTCAAATGCGACTGGTGCGAGTTCCTCACCTGCGTCCCGGTCACAGACAAGTTCTGTGAGAAGTACGACCTGAATGCACACCTGCTCTGA
- the LOC102231127 gene encoding inactive rhomboid protein 1-like isoform X1 encodes MSRSRLCFLVWPLGAAGGAAASCAAPAGGGPQLDRNSEAPESRAAPRSPDVSARFFVGFISSFQRALESSSRPRAPRDEAGGASEVTARCSRLTGGGLPARTGGPEPDLARSWPSKMEAENPDGAGSRTNSFQRKKPPWLKLDIPTIQLTPDEPPQAAAPHVGPHVAAVRRSNEAQDKTEFQPVKRVRSVSMPGENPHTHSAAMETSNVYLKPPVEKMAVMQSIKSEKRVHFDRLNTVPPKGQRRARTASTGRRRSCVPKILARRRSSIPKQIIRGTADWFGVSKDGDGGQRWRRRSLQHCSQLFGGLKAQVTLLSLDSLSLSSTDPHPDPTPKPRPPPRRHRYGMQRVVDPLARGRAFRMGDDLDGPGAPQTPLTPGSASLCSFSSSRSALNRLPRRRKRESVAVMSIKAAAALMKGRTAAEGGAGRRRRSFMPPSFYDDDTTDFPDELDTSFFSREETSSYADDVFETPSETDLQPGAERGNALTGSALDRTKLERTHLMLPLERGWRKAKDGAPPQREAASRPQRRGRRISAPVQKLFARDKRPYGLGMVGRLTNRTYRQRLDSFVQKQIQDMDDHRPFFSYWITFVHLLVTVLSVSIYGIAPIGFTQHETVDSVLRNKGVYENVKFVQQQNFWVGPSSEALIHLGAKFSPCMRQDEEIQQLIEETKARERQSGCCVRNDRSGCLQTLQEECSSTLAVWVKWPQHASAPYLEGKPRQHGSVCHQDPRICQEPASVSPHEWSDDITQWPICTKLDSGNHTNLPHIDCSITGRPCCIGTKGRCEITSREYCDFMHGYFHEEATLCSQVACMDDVCGLLPFLNPQIPDQFSRLWLSLFLHAGVLHCLVSVFFQMSVLRDLEKLAGWLRISIIYLLSGVTGNLASAIFLPYRAEVGPAGSQFGILACLFVELFQSWQILERPWRAFTKLAAISVFFFSFGLLPWIDNFAHVCGFLSGFFLSFAFLPYISFGRSDSYRKRLQICGFLLVFLGLFAALAVLFYIYPLKCDWCEFLTCVPVTDKFCEKYDLNAHLL; translated from the exons CTTCCTTGTTTGGCCGCTAGGTGCCGCTGGAGGAGCGGCGGCCAGCTGTGCAGCTCCAGCGGGGGGAGGACCGCAGTTAGACCGAAACTCCGAGGCACCAGAGAGCCGAGCAGCTCCGAGGAGTCCAGACGTTTCTGCCCGCTTCTTCGTTGGTTTTATTTCCAGCTTTCAGCGCGCGCTTGAAAGCAGCAGCCGTCCTCGCGCTCCTCGTGATGAGGCCGGAGGAGCGTCTGAAGTGACCGCCAGGTGTTCGCGCCTCACCGGTGGAGGACTTCCGGCCCGGACCGGTGGACCAGAACCGGACTTAGCACGAAG CTGGCCGTCCAAAATGGAGGCGGAAAACCCGGATGGGGCGGGAAGCAGAACCAACAGCTTCCAGAGGAAGAAACCGCCGTGGCTGAAGCTGGACATCCCGACCATCCAGCTGACGCCGGACGAGCCGCCGCAGGCCGCCGCGCCGCATGTTGGGCCACATGTTGCTGCAGTCAGACGCAGCAACGAGGCGCAAGACAAAACTGAATTCCAG ccAGTGAAGCGAGTGCGGAGTGTGAGCATGCCCGGGGaaaatccacacacacactctgctgcCATGGAAACGTCCAACGTCTACCTCAAACCTCCAGTGGAGAAAATGGCCGTCATGCAGTCCATCAAGAG TGAGAAGCGGGTTCACTTCGACCGCCTGAACACCGTCCCTCCAAAGGGCCAGCGCCGCGCCAGGACGGCGTCGACCGGCCGCCGGCGCTCCTGCGTTCCTAAAATTCTGGCCCGGCGCCGCTCGTCTATCCCCAAACAGATCATCAG GGGGACGGCTGATTGGTTCGGCGTGAGTAAGGACGGCGACGGCGGCCAGCGCTGGAGGAGGCGGAGCCTGCAGCACTGCAGCCAGCTGTTCGGGGGCCTGAAGGCCCAGGTGACGCTGCTCAGCCTGGACAGCCTGTCCCTGTCCAGCACCGACCCCCACCCTGACCCCACCCCCAAACCCCGCCCGCCCCCACGCCGCCACCGCTACGGGATGCAGCGG gtCGTGGACCCCCTGGCTCGCGGTCGGGCCTTCCGGATGGGGGATGACCTGGACGGACCTGGCGCCCCTCAGACGCCGCTCACCCCAGGCTCCGCCTCCCTCTGCTCCTTCTCCAGCTCACGCTCCGCCCTCAACAGGTTGCCACGGCGACGCAAGCGGGAGTCCGTGGCCGTCATGAGCATCAAGGCTGCCGCGGCGCTGATGAAG GGTCGGACGGCGGCTGAGGGCGGCGCTGGGAGGCGAAGGCGGAGCTTCATGCCTCCCAGTTTCTATGACGACGACACGACGGATTTCCCGGACGAGTTGGACACTTCGTTCTTCAGCAGA GAAGAGACGTCCAGCTACGCCGACGACGTGTTTGAGACGCCGTCAGAGACCGACCTGCAGCCCGGCGCCGAGAGAGGAAACGCTCTGACAGGAAGTGCTCTGGACCGGACCAAGCTGGAGCGGACTCACCTGATGTT GCCGCTGGAGCGAGGCTGGCGGAAAGCCAAGGACGGCGCGCCGCCGCAGCGGGAGGCGGCGAGCAGGCCGCAGCGGCGCGGGCGCAGGATCTCGGCGCCGGTCCAGAAGCTGTTCGCCCGGGACAAGAGGCCGTATGGACTGGGCATGGTGGGCCGGCTCACCAACCGGACCTACCGCCAGCGCCTGGACAGCTTCGTCCAGAAACAGATCCAAGACATGGACGACCACAG gcCTTTCTTCAGCTACTGGATCACCTTCGTCCACCTGCTGGTCACCGTCCTGTCCGTCTCCATCTACGGCATCGCGCCGATCGGGTTCACGCAACACGAGACCGTCGACTCT GTGCTGAGAAATAAGGGAGTTTATGAAAACGTGAAGtttgtgcagcagcagaactTCTGGGTCGGTCCGAGCTCG gagGCGCTGATCCACCTGGGGGCAAAGTTTTCTCCTTGCATGCGTCAAGATGAAGAGATCCAGCAGCTGATTGAGGAGACGAAGGCGAGAGAACGACAATCCGGCTGCTGCGTTCGGAACGACCGCTccggctgcctgcagacgctgCAGGAGGAATGTTCG AGCACCCTGGCAGTTTGGGTGAAGTGGCCTCAACACGCCAGCGCTCCATATTTAGAGGGGAAACCACGGCAACACGGCTCAGTCTGCCACCAGGACCCCAG AATCTGCCAAGAACCCGCTTCAGTTTCACCGCATGAGTGGAGCGACGACATCACACAGTGGCCG ATCTGCACTAAGCTGGACTCTGGGAACCACACCAACCTGCCTCACATCGACTGCAGCATCACGGGTCGGCCCTGCTGCATCGGCACCAAGGGACG ATGTGAAATCACGTCCAGAGAATACTGCGACTTCATGCACGGATACTTCCATGAGGAAGCTACGCTCTGCTCACAG GTGGCCTGTATGGACGATGTCTGCGGCCTGCTGCCGTTCCTCAACCCACAGATCCCAGATCAGTTCTCCCGCCTCTGGCTGTCTCTCTTCCTGCATGCCGG CGTCCTGCACTGCCTGGTCTCGGTGTTTTTCCAGATGTCGGTTCTCAGGGATTTGGAGAAGTTGGCCGGCTGGCTCCGGATCTCCATCATCTACCTGCTGAGCGGCGTCACAGGAAACCTGGCGTCCGCCATCTTCCTGCCCTACAGAGCCGAG GTGGGTCCCGCCGGCAGCCAGTTCGGCATCCTGGCCTGCCTCTTCGTGGAGCTTTTCCAGAGCTGGCAGATCCTGGAGCGGCCGTGGCGAGCGTTCACCAAGCTCGCCGCCATCtccgtcttcttcttctccttcggTCTGCTGCCGTGGATCGACAACTTCGCCCATGTCTGCGGCTTCCTGTCGGGCTTCTTCCTGTCCTTCGCCTTCCTGCCGTACATCAG cttCGGCCGCTCCGACTCGTACAGGAAGCGGCTCCAGATCTGCGGCTTCCTGCTGGTCTTCCTGGGTCTGTTTGCCGCGCTGGCCGTCCTCTTCTACATTTACCCGCTCAAATGCGACTGGTGCGAGTTCCTCACCTGCGTCCCGGTCACAGACAAGTTCTGTGAGAAGTACGACCTGAATGCACACCTGCTCTGA